From a region of the Rhinatrema bivittatum chromosome 15, aRhiBiv1.1, whole genome shotgun sequence genome:
- the CREG1 gene encoding protein CREG1 isoform X1 has protein sequence MSAGPGAPSRGLLLLSLLSLGAASALPPRNETARVARFVAHRCDWGALATLASHEPVRGQPFANVFSVSDGPQGRGSGVPYLYLTALEISVQDLQVNPNASLTMSLAQTYYCKKEGYDPQSPLCAHIILSGSIEKVNDTEMDFAKLALFTRHPEMASWPPDHGWFFAKLNITNIWVLDYFGGIKTVTPEDYYSVTP, from the exons ATGTCTGCCGGCCCCGGAGCGCCGTCCCgcgggctcctgctcctgtccCTGCTGAGCCTGGGCGCCGCCTCCGCCCTGCCGCCGCGCAACGAGACGGCGCGGGTGGCTCGCTTCGTGGCTCACCGCTGCGACTGGGGCGCCCTGGCCACCCTGGCCAGCCACGAGCCGGTGCGCGGCCAGCCCTTCGCCAACGTCTTTTCGGTGAGCGACGGGCCGCAGGGGCGCGGCAGCGGGGTGCCCTACCTCTACCTCACCGCCCTCGAGATCTCCGTGCAGGACTTGCAG GTGAACCCGAATGCTTCCCTGACCATGTCCTTGGCACAAACCTATTACTGCAAGAAGGAAGGCTATGACCCCCAGAGCCCTCTCTGTGCTCATATAATCCTGTCTGGGAGCATTGAGAAG GTGAATGATACTGAGATGGACTTTGCAAAGCTGGCATTGTTCACTCGGCACCCTGAGATGGCTAGTTGGCCTCCAGACCATGGCTGGTTTTTCGCCAAACTGAATATCACTAACATCTGGGTCTTGGACTATTTTGGTGGGATCAAAACAGTGACACCAGAAGACTATTACAGTGTAACACCTTA G
- the CREG1 gene encoding protein CREG1 isoform X2, with protein MSAGPGAPSRGLLLLSLLSLGAASALPPRNETARVARFVAHRCDWGALATLASHEPVRGQPFANVFSVSDGPQGRGSGVPYLYLTALEISVQDLQVNPNASLTMSLAQTYYCKKEGYDPQSPLCAHIILSGSIEKVNDTEMDFAKLALFTRHPEMASWPPDHGWFFAKLNITNIWVLDYFGGIKTVTPEDYYSVTP; from the exons ATGTCTGCCGGCCCCGGAGCGCCGTCCCgcgggctcctgctcctgtccCTGCTGAGCCTGGGCGCCGCCTCCGCCCTGCCGCCGCGCAACGAGACGGCGCGGGTGGCTCGCTTCGTGGCTCACCGCTGCGACTGGGGCGCCCTGGCCACCCTGGCCAGCCACGAGCCGGTGCGCGGCCAGCCCTTCGCCAACGTCTTTTCGGTGAGCGACGGGCCGCAGGGGCGCGGCAGCGGGGTGCCCTACCTCTACCTCACCGCCCTCGAGATCTCCGTGCAGGACTTGCAG GTGAACCCGAATGCTTCCCTGACCATGTCCTTGGCACAAACCTATTACTGCAAGAAGGAAGGCTATGACCCCCAGAGCCCTCTCTGTGCTCATATAATCCTGTCTGGGAGCATTGAGAAG GTGAATGATACTGAGATGGACTTTGCAAAGCTGGCATTGTTCACTCGGCACCCTGAGATGGCTAGTTGGCCTCCAGACCATGGCTGGTTTTTCGCCAAACTGAATATCACTAACATCTGGGTCTTGGACTATTTTGGTGGGATCAAAACAGTGACACCAGAAGACTATTACAGTGTAACACCTTAG